ATCGGAAAGCATTGTAAGATATCATCCCATACGTTCATATGCGAAGGTGTAACCATTGAAGACGAAGTTTTTATCGGACACGGGGTCATGTTCATCAATGATCCTGATCCACGGGCCGTTAATGTCGACGGAACATTGCAGAGAGATGATGACTGGCAATGCATCCCTACCCTGGTAAAAAAAGGTGCTTCTGTCGGCTCTAATGCGACCATCTTGTCAGGAATTACGATTGGCGCAGGAGTCTTGGTAGGCGCCGGCGCAGTGGTAACCAA
This Candidatus Desulfatibia profunda DNA region includes the following protein-coding sequences:
- a CDS encoding N-acetyltransferase produces the protein MKDGLNVIAPDVKLGKNVKIYNFVNAYGCEIGDDTQIGAFVEIQKNAKIGKHCKISSHTFICEGVTIEDEVFIGHGVMFINDPDPRAVNVDGTLQRDDDWQCIPTLVKKGASVGSNATILSGITIGAGVLVGAGAVVTKDVPDNTIVVGNPAVLLRQRA